A genome region from Pristis pectinata isolate sPriPec2 chromosome 4, sPriPec2.1.pri, whole genome shotgun sequence includes the following:
- the erg gene encoding transcriptional regulator ERG isoform X7, translating to MTASSSSDYGQTSKISPRVPQQEWLSQPPARVNIKMEYNPNQVNGSRNSPEHCSVAKAGKMVSGSENVPMSYSNYMEEKHVPPPNMTTNERRVIVPADPTLWSTDHVKQWLEWAVKEYGLIDVDVPLFQNVDGKELCKMTKEDFQRLTPSYNADILLSHLQYLREMFLRFSSPACGQGNSHHRKAPLPHLTSDDVDKALQNSPRLMHARNTGGATFIFPNPSVYPEPTQRLTVRPDLPYDATRRSGWGSHPGVPSKGTPSSNVTKVEDQPRQPIADPYQILGPTSSRLANPGSGQIQLWQFLLELLSDSSNANCITWEGTNGEFKMTDPDEVARRWGERKSKPNMNYDKLSRALRYYYDKNIMTKVHGKRYAYKFDFHGIAQALQPHPPESSVYKYPTDISYMSSYHAHQPKMNFVAPHPPALPVTSSSFFAAPGPYWNSPTGSIYPNARHPATHMPPHLGTYY from the exons AAACTCACCAGAACACTGCAGTGTAGCCAAAGCAGGAAAGATGGTCAGTGGTTCGGAGAATGTTCCAATGAGCTACAGCAACTACATGGAGGAGAAGCATGTGCCCCCTCCCAATATGACAACCAATGAGCGGAGAGTGATTGTGCCAGCAG ATCCTACACTGTGGTCTACAGATCATGTAAAACAATGGCTGGAGTGGGCAGTGAAGGAGTACGGATTGATAGATGTCGACGTGCCACTCTTTCAGAATGTTGATGGCAAGGAGCTCTGCAAAATGACCAAAGAGGATTTTCAGCGCCTCACCCCAAGCTACAATGCCGACATCCTTCTGTCACACCTGCAGTACCTCAGAGAGA TGTTCCTCAGGTTTTCCTCTCCTGCCTGTGGCCAAGGAAATAGCCATCACCGAAAAG CACCACTTCCTCATTTGACTTCAGACGATGTCGATAAAGCCTTGCAAAACTCTCCGCGTCTGATGCACGCCAGAAACACAG GGGGTGCAACATTCATTTTTCCAAATCCATCAGTTTATCCTGAACCAACCCAGAGACTGACAGTGAGACCCG ATTTGCCTTATGATGCAACCAGACGATCAGGGTGGGGAAGTCATCCTGGAGTTCCGTCAAAGG GAACCCCTTCCTCAAATGTAACCAAAGTAGAAGACCAGCCTCGACAACCAATAG CAGATCCTTATCAGATCCTTGGGCCAACAAGCAGCCGACTTGCAAACCCAG GGAGTGGTCAGATTCAGCTGTGGCAGTTCTTGCTGGAGCTTCTTTCAGACAGCTCTAATGCCAACTGCATTACTTGGGAAGGGACCAATGGAGAGTTCAAGATGACTGACCCAGATGAAGTTGCAAGACgttggggagagaggaagagcaAGCCCAACATGAACTACGACAAGCTGAGCAGGGCCTTGCGTTACTACTATGACAAGAACATCATGACCAAAGTCCATGGCAAGCGCTATGCTTACAAGTTTGACTTCCATGGGATTGCACAAGCCTTGCAACCCCACCCCCCTGAGTCTTCTGTGTACAAGTACCCGACAGATATCTCGTACATGAGCTCCTATCATGCACAtcaaccaaagatgaattttgTGGCTCCCCATCCTCCAGCTCTACCTGTGACATCATCTAGTTTCTTTGCAGCTCCAGGTCCATACTGGAATTCTCCTACTGGAAGTATCTACCCAAACGCCAGACATCCTGCCACCCATATGCCACCTCATCTTGGCACTTACTATTGA